One genomic window of Anguilla anguilla isolate fAngAng1 chromosome 13, fAngAng1.pri, whole genome shotgun sequence includes the following:
- the sdc4 gene encoding syndecan-4 isoform X2 — MQKVWLLLFLFVAVYAESVRETETWMPIKSQTDGPQDEPVSSGDFGFGDDDDDEDTEYGMDDDDDEDDDDEDDFSGSGDGDNEMINVVPTKPDVIDNDIPDKDKPVWPKPKSNDNDDVWNNEVVPRVAAEQENAPPNVLMAHAGEEGVFSKPEVLAALIAGGAVGLLFAILLILLLIYRMKKKDEGSYDLGKKPIYTKAPTTEIYA; from the exons ATGCAAAAAGTTTGgctcctgttgtttttattcgTGGCGGTGTATGCTGAGTCG GTACGGGAGACGGAGACATGGATGCCCATAAAGTCTCAGACCGACGGGCCGCAGGACGAGCCGGTCTCATCCGGAGATTTCGGCTTCGGCGACGACGACGATGACGAAGATACTGAGTACGGCATGgatgacgacgacgacgagGACGATGACGACGAGGACGACTTCTCAGGATCCGGAGATGGGG ACAACGAAATGATCAACGTTGTGCCCACCAAG CCTGATGTGATTGACAACGATATCCCAGATAAGGATAAGCCTGTGTGGCCCAAGCCCAAGTCCAACGACAACGACGACGTGTGGAATAACGAGGTGGTTCCGCGTGTGGCTGCAGAGCAAGAGAACGCGCCGCCCAACGTGCTGATGGCCCACGCTGGCGAGGAGGGCGTGTTCAGCAAGCCCGAGGTCCTCgcag CTCTGATCGCCGGGGGCGCAGTGGGCCTGCTCTTCGccatcctcctcatcctcttgcTCATCTACCGCATGAAGAAGAAAGACGAGGGCAGCTACGACCTGGGCAAGAAGCCCATCTACACCAAGGCTCCCACCACGGAGATCTACGCGTAA
- the sdc4 gene encoding syndecan-4 isoform X1: MQKVWLLLFLFVAVYAESQVRETETWMPIKSQTDGPQDEPVSSGDFGFGDDDDDEDTEYGMDDDDDEDDDDEDDFSGSGDGDNEMINVVPTKPDVIDNDIPDKDKPVWPKPKSNDNDDVWNNEVVPRVAAEQENAPPNVLMAHAGEEGVFSKPEVLAALIAGGAVGLLFAILLILLLIYRMKKKDEGSYDLGKKPIYTKAPTTEIYA, translated from the exons ATGCAAAAAGTTTGgctcctgttgtttttattcgTGGCGGTGTATGCTGAGTCG CAGGTACGGGAGACGGAGACATGGATGCCCATAAAGTCTCAGACCGACGGGCCGCAGGACGAGCCGGTCTCATCCGGAGATTTCGGCTTCGGCGACGACGACGATGACGAAGATACTGAGTACGGCATGgatgacgacgacgacgagGACGATGACGACGAGGACGACTTCTCAGGATCCGGAGATGGGG ACAACGAAATGATCAACGTTGTGCCCACCAAG CCTGATGTGATTGACAACGATATCCCAGATAAGGATAAGCCTGTGTGGCCCAAGCCCAAGTCCAACGACAACGACGACGTGTGGAATAACGAGGTGGTTCCGCGTGTGGCTGCAGAGCAAGAGAACGCGCCGCCCAACGTGCTGATGGCCCACGCTGGCGAGGAGGGCGTGTTCAGCAAGCCCGAGGTCCTCgcag CTCTGATCGCCGGGGGCGCAGTGGGCCTGCTCTTCGccatcctcctcatcctcttgcTCATCTACCGCATGAAGAAGAAAGACGAGGGCAGCTACGACCTGGGCAAGAAGCCCATCTACACCAAGGCTCCCACCACGGAGATCTACGCGTAA